The Deltaproteobacteria bacterium genome has a window encoding:
- a CDS encoding adenylosuccinate lyase: MIPRYSRKEMSSLWSDEAKWSHWLEIEILVCEAWVKEGKIPLAAAKKIRSKARIHGARIDALEKETRHNVIAFVSAVGETVGPESRYLHFGLTSSDVLDTALACQLVSATSLLEKGLKELLQVLKALALKYKKTPMMGRTHGIHAEPITFGLKVSTWYAELTRQLERLNQAKETIAIGKLSGAVGTYVHVPTTVEETVLNKLGLKSETAPTQVVSRDRHAFYFGVLAGVAGSIEKIAVEIRHLSRTEVQELAEPFGKGQKGSSAMPHKRNPILTENLTGLARLVRAYAGAAFENVALWHERDISHSSVERVIAPDATITLDFMIHRLLEVLKNLEVYPEKMKQNMEATRGVVFSQEVLLALVEAGISREQAYKIVQTHALNALKDGGSFKTCIAKDATVKKYLKPKDLDLIFDWQRKLKSVDKIIQRTLK, encoded by the coding sequence GTGATTCCCCGCTATTCCAGAAAAGAAATGTCCTCTCTTTGGAGTGATGAGGCGAAATGGAGCCATTGGCTCGAAATCGAAATTTTGGTCTGTGAGGCTTGGGTCAAAGAAGGGAAAATTCCACTCGCCGCCGCCAAAAAAATCCGCTCCAAAGCGCGCATCCATGGTGCCAGAATTGATGCGTTGGAAAAAGAAACGCGTCACAATGTCATTGCTTTTGTCAGTGCTGTTGGCGAAACCGTAGGTCCTGAATCACGCTACCTTCATTTTGGTCTCACTTCTTCCGATGTGCTGGATACAGCGCTTGCCTGCCAGTTAGTTTCTGCCACGAGTTTGCTTGAAAAAGGTCTCAAAGAATTACTTCAAGTTCTGAAGGCTTTGGCCTTGAAATATAAAAAGACGCCCATGATGGGACGAACTCACGGCATTCATGCCGAGCCGATCACTTTTGGACTGAAAGTGTCAACTTGGTACGCCGAACTGACGCGCCAACTGGAGCGTTTAAATCAGGCAAAAGAAACAATCGCCATTGGAAAACTTAGCGGAGCGGTAGGAACTTATGTGCATGTTCCCACCACCGTTGAAGAAACTGTTTTGAACAAACTTGGATTAAAATCGGAAACGGCTCCCACACAAGTGGTGTCACGCGATCGCCACGCTTTTTATTTTGGAGTGTTGGCAGGAGTGGCGGGTTCCATCGAAAAAATTGCGGTGGAAATCAGACATCTTTCCCGCACGGAAGTTCAGGAATTGGCGGAACCGTTTGGCAAAGGGCAAAAAGGTTCTTCGGCCATGCCCCACAAACGGAATCCCATTTTAACGGAAAATCTCACGGGGCTTGCGCGTCTCGTCCGTGCGTATGCGGGTGCCGCGTTTGAAAATGTCGCCCTTTGGCATGAAAGAGATATTTCGCACTCCAGTGTGGAGAGGGTAATTGCCCCGGATGCCACCATCACTCTTGATTTCATGATTCATCGTCTGCTCGAAGTTTTGAAAAATCTGGAAGTTTATCCGGAGAAGATGAAACAAAACATGGAAGCCACCCGTGGCGTTGTTTTCTCGCAGGAAGTTTTGCTGGCGCTCGTGGAAGCGGGAATCAGCCGTGAACAGGCCTACAAGATTGTTCAAACCCATGCCCTTAACGCTCTTAAAGACGGTGGCTCTTTTAAAACTTGTATTGCGAAAGATGCGACAGTAAAAAAATATCTGAAACCGAAAGATTTGGATCTGATTTTTGATTGGCAACGAAAATTAAAATCAGTTGATAAAATCATACAAAGGACTCTGAAATGA